A DNA window from Rhineura floridana isolate rRhiFlo1 chromosome 11, rRhiFlo1.hap2, whole genome shotgun sequence contains the following coding sequences:
- the CLDN15 gene encoding claudin-15 isoform X2 yields the protein MSMLLETVGFFLATIGWGMLAVTLFNSYWRVSSVSGNVITTSTIFENLWQSCATDSTGVYNCWEFQSLLELPAYLQVSRALMISALVLGCLGVLCGMLGLQCTKVAEENPNVKAKMAAVGGCMFILAGICGMVTVSWYASNITRDFFNPLFVGTKYEIGPALYLGWSASLLVIIGGGCLFTSCRAHSSPDKRGKTEQKRWEETAQV from the exons ATGTCTATGCTGCTGGAGACCGTCGGTTTTTTCCTGGCGACCATCGGTTGGGGGATGCTGGCGGTGACGCTCTTCAACAGCTACTGGAGGGTCTCCTCCGTCTCCGGCAACgtgatcaccacctccaccatctTCGAGAACCTGTGGCAGAGCTGCGCCACCGACTCCACCGGCGTCTACAACTGCTGGGAGTTCCAGTCCTTGCTGGAGTTACCAG CCTATCTCCAGGTATCCAGGGCCCTCATGATCAGTGCTTTGGTGCTGGGCTGCTTAGGGGTCCTGTGTGGCATGTTGGGTCTGCAGTGCACCAAGGTGGCGGAGGAGAACCCCAACGTCAAGGCAAAGATGGCGGCTGTTGGGGGCTGCATGTTCATCTTGGCTG GTATCTGTGGGATGGTGACAGTCTCCTGGTACGCCTCCAATATTACTCGTGATTTCTTTAACCCGCTCTTCGTTGGCACAAA GTATGAAATTGGACCCGCCCTCTACCTGGGATGGAGTGCATCACTGCTGGTGATCATTGGTGGAGGATGCCTGTTCACTTCGTGTAGGGCCCATTCCTCCCCGGACAAGAG ggggaaaacagaacaaaaacgtTGGGAAGAGACAGCGCAAGTCTGA
- the CLDN15 gene encoding claudin-15 isoform X1 gives MSMLLETVGFFLATIGWGMLAVTLFNSYWRVSSVSGNVITTSTIFENLWQSCATDSTGVYNCWEFQSLLELPAYLQVSRALMISALVLGCLGVLCGMLGLQCTKVAEENPNVKAKMAAVGGCMFILAGICGMVTVSWYASNITRDFFNPLFVGTKYEIGPALYLGWSASLLVIIGGGCLFTSCRAHSSPDKSYSYPYKAPKSAMSAPTTNAPPRPRIDSNASSGGKYGKNAYV, from the exons ATGTCTATGCTGCTGGAGACCGTCGGTTTTTTCCTGGCGACCATCGGTTGGGGGATGCTGGCGGTGACGCTCTTCAACAGCTACTGGAGGGTCTCCTCCGTCTCCGGCAACgtgatcaccacctccaccatctTCGAGAACCTGTGGCAGAGCTGCGCCACCGACTCCACCGGCGTCTACAACTGCTGGGAGTTCCAGTCCTTGCTGGAGTTACCAG CCTATCTCCAGGTATCCAGGGCCCTCATGATCAGTGCTTTGGTGCTGGGCTGCTTAGGGGTCCTGTGTGGCATGTTGGGTCTGCAGTGCACCAAGGTGGCGGAGGAGAACCCCAACGTCAAGGCAAAGATGGCGGCTGTTGGGGGCTGCATGTTCATCTTGGCTG GTATCTGTGGGATGGTGACAGTCTCCTGGTACGCCTCCAATATTACTCGTGATTTCTTTAACCCGCTCTTCGTTGGCACAAA GTATGAAATTGGACCCGCCCTCTACCTGGGATGGAGTGCATCACTGCTGGTGATCATTGGTGGAGGATGCCTGTTCACTTCGTGTAGGGCCCATTCCTCCCCGGACAAGAG CTACTCTTATCCATACAAGGCCCCCAAGAGTGCTATGTCGGCCCCCACCACCAATGCACCGCCCCGCCCCCGCATAGACTCTAATGCCAGCAGCGGTGGAAAGTATGGGAAGAACGCTTACGTCTAA
- the LOC133365844 gene encoding dnaJ homolog subfamily C member 3-like, with protein MESRQQPVWRGLRLLGRDGDNPGLGPGGCERRLLWAASLLCVLLDLQLPGLLAAGQAEIENHLEMGRKLLAAGQLAEALSHYHSAVESDPKNYLTYYKRATIYLAMGKFKSALPDLSKAIELKPDFLAARLQRGNILLKEGSTQEAKQDFEAVLKSNPDNTEAQNQLARVSELEYSMQEAQTAFQRKNYLGAISILDRAIEISPWDPEAKELRSECHLYLGDHSKAIMDLKPTTKLRNDNRAAFLKLSKLYYNLGEHEESLNQVRECLKLDQDDKACFSHYKQVKKLAKQLESAEEHVSAQRYGDAIEKYKAAMKTEPNVEIYVAKAKGRICHCLSKSKKPHEAIDICTEAHQLDPRNIFILCDRAEAYILNEEFEKAVEDYQEAKEFDSENEELKEGLERAQKLLKQSKKRDYYKILGIRRNANKQEIIKAYRKLAQQWHPDNFQSEDEKKEAEKKFIDIAAAKEVLTDPEMRQKFDSGEDPLDPENQQGGAGHQHQWPFEFNPFGSGNFHFKFHFN; from the exons ATGGAGTCCAGGCAGCAGCCGGTGTGGCGCGGCCTGCGGCTCCTTGGCAGAGATGGAGACAACCCCGGGTTGGGTCCTGGTGGCTGTGAGAGGCGGCTGCTGTGGGCCGCGTCCTTGCTGTGCGTCCTGCTGGATCtgcagttgccag GTTTGCTGGCTGCTGGGCAAGCTGAGATCGAAAACCACCTGGAAATGGGGCGGAAGCTATTGGCAGCTGGGCAGCTGGCTGAGGCACTCTCTCACTACCACTCTGCAGTGG AAAGTGATCCCAAAAACTACCTTACCTATTACAAACGGGCAACTATCTACTTGGCCATGGGCAAGTTCAAATCAGCACTACCTGACCTCTCGAAGGCTATTGAACTGAAGCCGGACTTCCTGGCT GCCCGGCTACAACGAGGCAACATCCTCCTGAAGGAAGGCAGCACACAGGAGGCCAAGCAGGACTTCGAAGCTGTG CTCAAGAGCAATCCAGATAACACAGAGGCCCAAAACCAGCTTGCACGTGTGTCTGAGCTAGAATATTCCATGCAAGAAGCCCAAACCGCCTTTCAGAGGAAAAACTACCTGGGAGCAATCAGTATTTTGGATCGAGCAATTGAG ATTTCCCCCTGGGACCCAGAAGCAAAAGAGCTGCGCTCCGAGTGCCACCTGTACCTCGGCGACCACAGCAAGGCCATCATGGACCTGAAACCCACCACCAAGCTGCGTAACGACAACAGGGCAGCCTTCCTGAAGCTCAGCAAGCTCTATTACAACTTGGGGGAGCACGAGGAGTCCTTAAA CCAAGTGCGGGAGTGCCTGAAGCTGGATCAGGATGACAAGGCCTGCTTCTCCCACTACAAGCAAGTGAAGAAGCTTGCCAAACAGCTGGAATCTGCAGAGGAACACGTCAGCGCTCAGAG GTACGGAGATGCCATAGAGAAGTATAAAGCGGCCATGAAAACAGAGCCCAACGTGGAGATCTACGTGGCTAAAGCAAAAGGGCGCATCTGCCACTGTTTGTCCAAG AGCAAAAAACCTCATGAAGCTATAGATATCTGCACAGAAGCCCATCAGCTTGACCCCAGGAACATCTTCATCCTGTGTGACAGAGCTGAAGCCTATATCCTGAATGAGGAGTTTGAGAAAG CTGTCGAAGACTATCAAGAGGCCAAAGAGTTTGACAGTGAAAATGAGGAATTAAAAGAAGGGTTGGAGAGGGCACAGAAACTGCTGAAGCAGTCCAAGAAGCGAGACTACTACAAAATCCTTGGGATCCGGAG GAATGCAAATAAGCAGGAAATCATCAAAGCCTACCGGAAGCTGGCTCAGCAATGGCACCCTGACAATTTCCAGTCAGAAGATGAGAAAAAAGAGGCTGAGAAGAAATTCATTGACATTGCAGCTGCTAAAGAAGTCCTGACAGATCCAG AAATGCGACAGAAGTTTGACTCCGGTGAGGACCCGCTAGACCCAGAAAACCAGCAAGGAGGGGCAGGACATCAGCACCAGTGGCCGTTCGAATTCAACCCTTTTGGCTCTGGGAACTTCCACTTCAAATTTCACTTCAATTAA
- the ADAT3 gene encoding probable inactive tRNA-specific adenosine deaminase-like protein 3: MEPGCKRRKTGEPSEATPWEVLPVLSERESQSVTLMPVYAAPVLDKKEACRLVKEVSAAYPLGDHPHLKRVRASVDSSHPLEMILCLASPRQEQDSLPSLAKLFPEGQVGLCGLGEPFLTQVPAFPPLTRPQYEEAALCWPVSFHENKRITQAMTGCLFTPSEKAAMQSYMEMAIQVAQQGAMQGMKPVGAVVVDPAAERVLAVGHDCRDGFNPLLHAAMVCIDLVAHSQGGGACSYKDYPACTFLPLDSSSGCSSFNNGLPYICTGYDMYLTREPCVMCAMALVHSRIERVFYGVPSAHGALGTKHHIHSRKDLNHRYEAFRGILEVQCRSLTQVVVLKESLTESA, translated from the coding sequence ATGGAGCCAGGTTGCAAGCGCAGGAAGACAGGTGAGCCCAGTGAGGCCACCCCTTGGGAAGTGCTGCCGGTTCTTTCTGAGAGGGAATCCCAGAGTGTCACGTTAATGCCTGTGTATGCTGCACCTGTCCTGGACAAGAAGGAGGCATGCCGCCTGGTGAAGGAGGTTTCCGCTGCCTACCCGCTGGGTGACCACCCACACTTGAAGCGTGTCCGTGCCTCTGTGGACAGCTCCCACCCTCTCGAGATGATCCTCTGCCTGGCCAGCCCCAGACAAGAGCAGGACAGCTTGCCATCCCTTGCTAAACTCTTTCCTGAAGGCCAAGTAGGCCTGTGTGGCTTGGgggaaccttttttgacccaagtACCGGCCTTTCCGCCCTTGACTCGTCCCCAGtatgaggaagctgccttgtgctggCCTGTCTCTTTCCATGAGAATAAACGCATCACCCAGGCCATGACAGGGTGCCTCTTCACTCCCTCGGAGAAGGCCGCCATGCAAAGCTACATGGAAATGGCCATCCAAGTAGCGCAACAGGGAGCGATGCAGGGTATGAAGCCAGTAGGTGCTGTGGTGGTTGACCCAGCCGCTGAGAGAGTTCTGGCAGTAGGGCATGACTGCAGGGATGGCTTCAACCCGTTACTCCATGCCGCCATGGTTTGCATCGACCTGGTGGCCCACAGCCAAGGTGGTGGGGCATGCAGCTATAAAGATTACCCTGCTTGCACCTTCCTTCCACTGGACAGTAGCTCGGgttgttcctctttcaacaatgggCTCCCgtacatctgcactggctacgaTATGTACTTAACGCGGGAGCCATGCGTTATGTGTGCGATGGCACTGGTGCACTCACGCATCGAAAGGGTTTTCTATGGCGTGCCATCGGCTCATGGAGCCCTGGGGACTAAGCACCACATCCACAGCCGCAAAGACTTAAACCACCGCTATGAAGCATTCCGGGGCATTCTAGAAGTCCAGTGCCGCAGCTTGACACAGGTTGTGGTTCTCAAGGAATCTCTGACAGAGAGCGCTTGA